Proteins encoded by one window of Chryseobacterium aquaeductus:
- a CDS encoding VanZ family protein, giving the protein MQISQNCFLQKNIRQSLDKISNIFIKILPIYWAFLTYMLLRPGVENHEYPFMFNGIDKVLHFGIFGMLGFSFMAAFPRTKFIYFFQIILIYAFLTEILQDEMHLGRSMETLDIVADTIGCLIGYYIYKVLIKRYFN; this is encoded by the coding sequence GTGCAGATCAGTCAGAATTGCTTTCTGCAGAAGAATATCAGGCAATCCTTGGATAAGATTTCAAACATATTTATAAAGATACTGCCCATTTATTGGGCATTTCTTACTTATATGCTCCTTCGTCCGGGTGTTGAAAACCATGAATATCCTTTCATGTTCAATGGCATAGACAAAGTTTTACACTTCGGAATCTTTGGAATGCTCGGTTTTTCATTCATGGCAGCATTTCCGAGAACTAAATTCATTTACTTTTTCCAAATCATTCTGATTTATGCATTTCTCACAGAAATCCTGCAGGATGAGATGCACCTCGGCAGATCGATGGAAACTTTAGACATTGTGGCAGACACTATAGGCTGTCTCATCGGATACTATATATATAAGGTACTTATCAAACGTTATTTTAATTAG
- the gcvH gene encoding glycine cleavage system protein GcvH: protein MNTPSELKYTKDHEWVKIEGNIATIGITDFAQGELGDIVYVDVDTVDDDIKGGDVFGSVEAVKTVSDLFLPISGKVIEFNAALEDQPELLNTEPYGNGWIIKLEIAEGADQSELLSAEEYQAILG, encoded by the coding sequence ATGAATACACCATCAGAATTAAAGTACACGAAAGATCACGAGTGGGTAAAGATCGAAGGTAATATCGCTACAATTGGTATTACAGATTTTGCACAAGGCGAGTTGGGAGATATCGTTTATGTAGACGTAGATACAGTAGATGATGATATCAAAGGCGGAGACGTTTTCGGAAGTGTAGAAGCTGTAAAAACAGTTTCAGATTTATTCTTGCCAATTTCAGGAAAAGTAATTGAGTTCAATGCTGCTTTAGAAGATCAGCCGGAATTGCTAAACACAGAACCTTACGGAAACGGTTGGATCATCAAATTGGAGATTGCTGAAGGTGCAGATCAGTCAGAATTGCTTTCTGCAGAAGAATATCAGGCAATCCTTGGATAA
- a CDS encoding CPBP family intramembrane glutamic endopeptidase, with protein MFLLVHLSFTLIMTTTVRTRTYREIFLLKIGIPFFIGFTFLGIILDRYGFKDLSSRATKFNDFTIYVIIIGAVLLAPILEELAFRGIFTGKRYLKWITYIGISLFIVGDENYYLFPLLGVLIVLFESKSKPKSQLIRYSYFVNALLFSLMHYRISDLTHIFAYSNILGTFGLGLVLIWLVLNFGLWASILLHFCINFSLLTIGVVDYETSIVALKKVETSEFVMFYEKVSLFEKQQTINVDGFNNINSTNVSISDINKMLCPNSKLKDVYFGKFNITIQRKIGKGKQLDCQSFQELLSKSRISEE; from the coding sequence ATGTTCCTACTGGTACATCTTTCTTTCACATTAATCATGACTACAACAGTAAGAACAAGAACATACAGAGAAATTTTTTTGCTAAAAATAGGGATTCCCTTTTTTATTGGCTTTACCTTTTTAGGAATCATATTAGATAGGTACGGTTTCAAAGATTTATCTTCCAGAGCAACTAAGTTCAACGACTTTACTATTTATGTGATCATTATTGGCGCAGTTCTTCTTGCACCGATTCTTGAAGAATTAGCATTTCGCGGAATTTTCACAGGTAAAAGATATCTTAAATGGATAACTTACATTGGAATCTCATTATTCATTGTAGGTGACGAAAACTACTATCTCTTCCCTTTACTTGGAGTATTGATTGTTTTATTTGAATCTAAATCTAAACCTAAATCACAACTCATTCGATATTCATATTTCGTCAATGCTTTATTATTTAGTTTAATGCATTATAGAATTTCCGATCTCACTCATATTTTTGCATATTCTAATATATTAGGAACATTCGGTTTAGGTTTGGTTTTGATATGGCTGGTTCTTAATTTCGGATTGTGGGCATCAATATTACTTCATTTTTGTATTAATTTTTCGCTACTTACTATTGGCGTAGTAGATTACGAAACTTCGATAGTAGCTTTAAAAAAAGTAGAAACGTCAGAATTTGTAATGTTCTATGAAAAAGTTTCCCTATTCGAGAAACAACAAACAATTAATGTTGATGGTTTTAATAATATAAACAGTACGAATGTTTCTATTTCGGATATTAATAAAATGTTGTGTCCAAATTCTAAACTGAAAGATGTTTACTTTGGTAAGTTTAATATTACAATTCAGAGGAAGATAGGAAAAGGAAAGCAGTTAGATTGTCAATCTTTTCAAGAGTTATTAAGTAAAAGCAGAATATCCGAAGAGTAA
- the sov gene encoding T9SS outer membrane translocon Sov/SprA, producing MKNNKFLKIYSFLSFLFLSINVFAQETPQGFSIKKDYKVSDPTYYEAYYDIKTGMYYVYPKIGNTVVGQPTAMSPEDYKEFMLAQQAKEYYKDKSERYNLLFRKDTSEAQRKGLIPSLTINNRLFESIFGSNKIEIIPSGYASFDFAGLYQKIDNPLILPQNRTSFTFDIDQRIQLGLIGKVGENLQLKANYDTQSGFAFENRMNLAWQAKGTWKDLQTKGLGDVNKPSAGGEDKIIKRVEFGNVNMPLSTSLIRGSESLFGVKTEFQLGKTFGTVVLSQQQGEARNIVVQGGGVLSNFKVNAIDYEDNQHYFIGHYFLNNYDNALLNYPQINSRISISRMEVWVLDQGNSSLAYQKSIVGIRDLGDGPSGLPDNSQNGIYAAVTGLGAGLRDVNSAYNTIAGQVLPNSTGGTEPYTDGEQFIYNRKARRLTTSEYSFHPQLGYISLNQRLNDNQLLAVSYSYTVNGTNQVYKVGEFSEESQVLVTKVLKPNTTVKTTSPMWELMMKNIYALEAGQLDPDGFILNIYYRDAQTGGKVNYLPNTAVQDTNLLKLLNWDRLNMNGDLQNNNGVLGDGIFDFVSGITVRPDQGKLIYTKVQPFGSYMASLVGNNPQYVFTDLYSQQKQVATSSNLAQRYTMEGRYKGAQGQGISLGAVNVPQGSVKVAANGVQLTEGVDYTVDYMLGTVIIINENVKQSGQAINISLENQLTFNTQRKRFLGLNLERRVSENFIFGGTVVNYSESPLTQKVNYGQEAVNNTMAGLNLMYNNQLPFLTRLTDKIPGINTEAPSNLNFNMEGAYLLPGINKGTNDQSYIDDFEQTTSKISLKEPAAWSLASKPEKNQANPIFAGAGVNDNVTNGYGRGLLSWYNIDPRFWGVGGRAPDGITAQSVSNHASRRVQFSEIFNNRDFVAGEQTFTNTFDISYYPLEKGPYNVNPNAETALQRWAGIMRPIQVSNFINSNIEYVEFWMMDPYADGNNLGTDPKLLLHLGNVSEDILKDGLMQYENGLPTPAQTSSTSNSNWGTQPQQPPILYAFSSEGDDRLAQDAGYDGLRSDQEGLKFPTSTFVNPVLNITDPAVDDFIFYMSERFTGSQAASIVQRYKYFRGPEGNSQSNSLEVASQTPDAEDINRDYNLDQSENYNEYVIKLDQASLALGQNNIVDVKIVNATFQNGQTDDVKWYLFRVPVSKYAEPDAAGDKEPSILNNVRFARLLMTGFEQTSTLRFGTIDLVRSDWRRYPKNIAKYNNTDLNPPTTPDPATDEGTINDLNIDDFEVGSVNIEENALNQPPYVLPPGIDRQVLSGNAGAQRQNEASLYLKANSLQANEAKGVFKNTTLDMRRYKKLRLFVHAQDPNNSDVNVGRIDEKTKFFIRFGSDATDNYYEYEASVRLTQKSATSPLDIWPFENEVDLDIQNFVDAKLRRDKNFPTEIIKRTEDSEFGGGETFKKIYIKGRPSLGNITTIMVGIRNAPDRVTTGSTINRILWVNEIRLSEIENDGGYAGNASLNFNLGDFAVVNASGSYTSVGFGNIDSKPAERNQSTQSAFSINTQVNVDKFLPEKTGVKIPVNYSYSQTIEDPKYNPLDTDVEFSKAVNREELKKVARTYTQQRSLGVVNMHKERVKENSKPKFYDVENLSLTAVYNDDFYRDIYTKRNYRQYFRGFLDYNYTFKPWVIKPFDKMISDTAKSTKYLRWIKEFNFNPVPTRLSFRTELDRNYNELEFRNIDAILSGNMGDDFAAIKNRNFYFGWQYGLGFNFTKALKLEINSLTRTLNDNIDVNTMDNSSIFGNIFRAGRPVLYNHRVQLNYKLPFQLLPYLDFIDAELQYGVTYNWNARSTALLSSPDGSLGSIGQNTNIIQATATADIPKFLGQFGYFKRMSTTLQKRRQEMDSLNNAYTQAWDKNRYKFKSYKFKNKLSILQSAAFALTSFKQLDVNYSENNGTVLPGLLSAPNGYGYGQTLGGPTVGFLLGSQADIRRTVIENGWVSDSDFMIDPYVKLSTRELRANLQMMPVNDFRIDFNVLQNYNRNFSHTGFNFRDSDGFSNPNLTFASDMVSYSNSVVLVNTSFQTGQAVYESIRQNARLISQQLGTTPGTDGFTDGYSIANAYVLIPAFRAAVEGKNPELLGDPKKAGLPIPNWRIIYSGLKNIPMISGQFTKFDILHSYNATYTATGIQSSIDHFNSLSQPLSERFDINGDVINPYTFAQVGYVEAFAPLIGIDVTMRNNMQFGLQYNRMRTLLLGLVNHTLTEDSNTEYVVRLGYIVRNFRLGNMTNARGGRAAGSDLNIRGDISLRDSRTSIMNILLDDSQVTGGQRLMNIKLSADYNVSENLNLRVFYEQMTSKYKISTAFPLSTIRAGLSATFTFGDSGGF from the coding sequence AATAAATGTATTCGCACAGGAAACTCCACAAGGTTTTTCTATTAAAAAGGATTACAAAGTAAGTGACCCAACTTATTATGAAGCCTATTACGATATCAAAACCGGGATGTACTACGTTTATCCAAAAATTGGAAACACAGTAGTAGGTCAACCTACTGCGATGTCACCGGAAGATTACAAAGAATTTATGCTTGCTCAGCAGGCTAAAGAATATTATAAAGACAAATCTGAACGGTACAATTTGCTTTTCAGAAAAGATACTTCCGAAGCACAGAGAAAAGGTTTAATTCCTTCATTGACGATCAATAACAGACTTTTTGAAAGCATTTTCGGGAGTAACAAAATTGAAATCATTCCTTCAGGATATGCTTCTTTCGATTTCGCAGGTCTATACCAGAAAATTGATAATCCTTTAATTTTACCTCAAAACAGAACCAGCTTTACATTTGATATTGATCAGAGAATCCAGCTTGGATTGATTGGAAAAGTCGGAGAAAATCTTCAGCTGAAAGCCAATTACGACACTCAAAGTGGTTTCGCATTCGAAAATAGGATGAATTTGGCGTGGCAAGCAAAAGGCACCTGGAAAGATCTTCAGACTAAAGGTTTAGGCGATGTAAACAAGCCAAGTGCAGGCGGTGAAGATAAAATCATCAAAAGAGTAGAATTTGGTAACGTTAATATGCCGCTTTCTACAAGCTTGATTCGTGGCTCAGAATCTCTTTTTGGAGTAAAAACAGAATTCCAATTAGGAAAAACCTTCGGAACTGTAGTTCTTTCTCAACAGCAGGGCGAGGCAAGAAATATCGTGGTACAGGGCGGTGGCGTTTTAAGTAATTTTAAAGTGAACGCAATTGATTACGAAGACAATCAGCATTATTTTATCGGTCATTATTTTCTTAATAATTATGATAATGCTTTGCTGAATTATCCGCAGATCAACTCCAGAATCAGCATCAGCAGAATGGAAGTCTGGGTTTTAGATCAGGGAAATAGCAGTTTGGCGTATCAGAAAAGTATTGTGGGTATACGAGATTTGGGAGATGGACCTTCCGGTTTGCCAGACAATTCACAGAATGGCATTTATGCTGCAGTTACCGGTCTTGGTGCGGGATTGCGTGATGTAAATTCTGCTTACAATACCATCGCAGGGCAAGTTCTTCCCAATTCGACAGGTGGAACTGAACCTTATACGGACGGCGAACAATTTATCTACAATAGAAAGGCTAGAAGATTAACAACTTCTGAATATTCGTTTCATCCTCAACTAGGTTATATTTCATTAAACCAGAGATTAAATGATAATCAGCTATTGGCTGTATCATATTCTTACACCGTCAACGGAACCAATCAGGTTTATAAAGTAGGGGAATTTTCTGAGGAAAGTCAGGTTTTGGTTACGAAAGTTCTGAAACCGAATACCACAGTGAAAACTACCTCGCCAATGTGGGAGCTGATGATGAAGAATATTTATGCGTTGGAGGCAGGGCAGTTAGATCCTGACGGATTTATTTTAAATATTTATTACAGAGATGCGCAAACTGGTGGTAAGGTCAACTATCTACCAAATACGGCTGTTCAGGATACCAATCTATTGAAATTATTAAACTGGGACCGACTGAATATGAATGGTGACCTCCAAAATAATAATGGAGTTTTAGGTGATGGAATTTTCGATTTCGTCAGCGGGATCACGGTGCGGCCAGATCAGGGAAAATTGATTTATACAAAAGTTCAGCCTTTCGGAAGCTACATGGCGAGTCTTGTGGGCAATAATCCGCAGTATGTTTTCACAGATTTGTATAGCCAGCAGAAACAGGTGGCAACATCTAGTAATCTTGCCCAGCGATACACGATGGAAGGCCGTTACAAAGGTGCGCAAGGACAAGGTATTTCTTTAGGCGCAGTGAATGTTCCTCAGGGTTCTGTGAAAGTTGCGGCAAACGGTGTACAGCTTACAGAAGGTGTAGACTACACTGTAGATTATATGCTCGGTACGGTAATTATCATTAATGAAAATGTAAAACAATCTGGTCAGGCAATTAATATTTCATTAGAAAATCAATTGACATTCAATACCCAGAGAAAAAGATTTTTAGGATTAAATTTAGAAAGAAGAGTCAGCGAAAACTTTATTTTTGGAGGTACAGTTGTCAATTATTCAGAATCTCCACTTACCCAGAAAGTGAATTATGGTCAGGAAGCTGTAAACAATACCATGGCGGGATTGAATTTGATGTATAACAATCAACTTCCTTTCTTGACTAGATTAACGGATAAAATTCCCGGAATCAACACGGAAGCACCATCCAATTTAAATTTCAACATGGAAGGAGCTTATTTACTTCCGGGGATTAATAAAGGAACAAACGATCAGTCATACATTGATGATTTTGAACAAACGACTTCAAAGATTTCGTTAAAAGAACCGGCAGCATGGAGTTTAGCTTCAAAACCTGAAAAAAATCAGGCCAATCCTATTTTCGCAGGAGCTGGAGTTAACGATAATGTTACCAATGGTTATGGAAGAGGTCTGTTATCTTGGTACAATATCGACCCAAGATTCTGGGGAGTAGGAGGCAGAGCTCCGGACGGAATTACGGCGCAGTCGGTTTCCAATCACGCTTCCAGAAGAGTTCAGTTCTCAGAGATTTTCAACAACAGAGATTTTGTAGCCGGCGAGCAGACGTTTACCAATACTTTTGATATTTCTTATTATCCATTAGAAAAAGGTCCTTACAACGTGAATCCAAATGCTGAAACAGCATTGCAGAGATGGGCGGGAATTATGAGACCGATCCAGGTTTCCAACTTTATCAATTCAAATATCGAATATGTAGAATTTTGGATGATGGATCCTTATGCTGATGGAAACAATTTGGGTACAGATCCGAAACTATTGTTACACTTGGGTAACGTAAGTGAAGATATTTTGAAAGACGGATTGATGCAATATGAAAACGGATTGCCAACACCTGCGCAAACTTCTTCCACATCCAATTCAAATTGGGGAACGCAGCCGCAGCAACCACCGATTCTTTATGCATTTTCAAGCGAAGGAGACGACCGTCTAGCTCAGGATGCAGGATATGATGGTTTACGCTCTGATCAGGAAGGTTTAAAATTCCCTACAAGTACATTTGTGAATCCGGTGCTTAATATTACAGATCCCGCGGTTGATGATTTCATTTTTTACATGTCTGAAAGATTTACAGGAAGTCAGGCAGCATCAATTGTTCAGAGATACAAATATTTCAGAGGTCCGGAAGGAAATTCTCAAAGTAATTCTTTAGAAGTAGCTTCTCAGACTCCTGATGCAGAAGATATCAACAGAGATTATAATTTAGATCAAAGTGAAAATTATAATGAATATGTAATTAAACTAGATCAGGCGAGTTTAGCTTTAGGTCAGAACAATATTGTTGACGTGAAAATCGTAAACGCTACTTTCCAGAATGGGCAGACAGATGATGTGAAATGGTACTTATTCAGAGTTCCGGTTTCCAAATATGCTGAACCAGATGCCGCTGGTGATAAAGAGCCTTCAATACTAAATAATGTAAGATTTGCCAGATTATTGATGACAGGATTTGAGCAGACTTCAACTTTAAGATTCGGTACAATAGATTTGGTAAGATCAGACTGGAGAAGATATCCTAAAAATATTGCGAAATATAATAATACTGATCTAAATCCACCTACAACACCAGATCCGGCAACAGATGAAGGAACGATTAATGATTTAAACATTGATGATTTTGAAGTAGGAAGTGTAAATATTGAAGAAAATGCACTCAATCAGCCACCTTATGTATTGCCTCCGGGAATCGACAGACAGGTATTGAGCGGAAACGCAGGTGCACAAAGACAGAATGAAGCTTCTTTATATTTAAAAGCCAATTCACTTCAGGCAAATGAGGCAAAAGGAGTTTTTAAAAATACTACTTTGGATATGAGAAGATATAAAAAGCTTAGACTTTTTGTACATGCTCAAGATCCAAACAACAGTGATGTGAATGTTGGAAGAATAGATGAGAAAACAAAATTCTTTATTCGTTTTGGAAGTGATGCCACAGATAATTACTATGAATATGAAGCATCGGTAAGACTAACTCAGAAATCTGCCACCTCTCCTTTAGATATTTGGCCTTTTGAAAATGAGGTTGATCTTGATATTCAAAACTTTGTGGATGCGAAATTGAGGAGAGATAAAAACTTTCCTACTGAGATTATTAAGCGAACGGAGGATTCAGAGTTTGGTGGAGGAGAAACCTTCAAAAAAATCTACATCAAAGGTCGACCAAGTCTGGGGAATATTACCACAATTATGGTTGGTATAAGAAATGCTCCTGATCGAGTAACTACAGGTAGTACGATCAATAGAATTCTCTGGGTAAACGAAATTCGTCTTTCTGAAATTGAAAATGACGGAGGATATGCAGGAAATGCAAGTTTGAATTTCAATCTTGGTGATTTTGCTGTGGTAAATGCAAGTGGTTCTTATACGTCGGTAGGTTTCGGAAATATAGATTCTAAACCGGCAGAAAGAAATCAGTCGACACAATCCGCTTTCAGTATTAACACTCAGGTGAATGTAGATAAATTTTTACCTGAAAAAACCGGAGTGAAAATTCCTGTGAACTATTCTTACTCGCAAACCATAGAAGATCCGAAATACAATCCATTAGATACCGATGTTGAATTTAGCAAAGCAGTTAATAGAGAAGAGCTGAAAAAAGTGGCAAGAACATATACACAACAAAGAAGTTTGGGTGTTGTGAATATGCACAAAGAGAGAGTAAAAGAAAACAGCAAACCAAAATTCTACGATGTAGAAAACCTTTCGCTTACCGCAGTATATAACGATGATTTCTACAGAGATATTTACACCAAGAGAAATTACCGACAGTACTTCAGAGGATTTTTAGATTACAATTATACTTTCAAACCTTGGGTGATCAAGCCATTCGACAAAATGATAAGCGACACTGCCAAGTCTACAAAGTATCTGAGATGGATCAAAGAATTTAATTTTAATCCGGTTCCAACGAGATTGTCTTTCAGAACGGAATTAGACAGAAATTACAACGAACTTGAATTTAGAAACATCGATGCAATTTTAAGCGGAAATATGGGAGACGACTTTGCCGCCATCAAAAACAGAAACTTCTATTTCGGATGGCAGTATGGTTTAGGGTTTAATTTCACCAAAGCTTTAAAACTGGAAATCAACTCACTTACAAGAACATTGAATGATAATATAGACGTCAATACGATGGATAATTCTTCGATTTTCGGAAATATTTTCAGAGCAGGAAGACCGGTATTGTATAATCACAGGGTACAGCTGAATTACAAATTACCGTTCCAACTTCTTCCATATTTAGATTTTATTGATGCCGAATTACAATATGGTGTTACCTATAATTGGAATGCCAGATCTACAGCACTACTATCAAGTCCGGATGGCAGTTTAGGATCAATTGGTCAGAATACGAATATTATTCAGGCAACAGCAACGGCGGATATTCCGAAATTTTTAGGTCAGTTTGGTTACTTCAAAAGGATGTCGACCACACTACAAAAACGTAGACAGGAAATGGATTCTTTAAATAATGCTTACACGCAGGCTTGGGATAAAAACAGATATAAATTTAAAAGTTATAAGTTTAAAAATAAACTGTCGATTCTGCAAAGCGCAGCATTTGCTTTGACGTCATTCAAACAACTTGATGTTAATTATTCTGAAAACAACGGTACCGTACTTCCAGGATTATTATCTGCACCAAACGGTTATGGTTATGGGCAGACGTTAGGAGGTCCTACCGTAGGATTCTTACTCGGATCTCAGGCAGACATCAGACGTACAGTGATAGAAAACGGCTGGGTGAGTGATTCAGATTTTATGATTGATCCTTATGTGAAATTATCGACACGGGAACTTAGAGCAAATCTCCAGATGATGCCGGTGAATGATTTTAGGATCGATTTTAATGTTTTACAAAACTATAACAGAAATTTCTCACATACTGGGTTTAATTTTAGGGACAGTGATGGTTTCTCTAATCCGAATCTCACATTTGCAAGTGATATGGTGAGTTATTCAAACTCAGTAGTATTAGTGAATACTTCATTCCAAACCGGACAGGCTGTCTACGAATCAATAAGACAAAATGCAAGATTAATATCTCAACAACTTGGTACAACTCCGGGCACGGATGGTTTCACAGACGGATACAGTATTGCAAATGCGTATGTATTAATTCCGGCATTCCGTGCTGCAGTAGAAGGCAAAAACCCTGAATTATTGGGTGATCCTAAGAAAGCAGGTTTGCCTATTCCAAACTGGAGAATAATCTATTCTGGTTTAAAAAACATTCCGATGATAAGCGGACAGTTTACCAAGTTTGATATTTTGCACAGTTACAATGCAACTTACACGGCAACTGGTATTCAGTCGAGTATTGATCATTTCAACAGTTTGAGCCAGCCGCTTTCAGAAAGATTTGATATAAATGGAGATGTTATCAATCCGTACACCTTCGCACAAGTTGGATATGTTGAAGCGTTTGCACCACTTATCGGAATAGATGTTACGATGAGAAACAATATGCAGTTTGGGTTGCAGTACAACAGAATGAGAACTTTGCTACTAGGATTGGTAAATCATACTTTAACTGAAGATTCAAATACAGAATATGTAGTAAGATTAGGATACATCGTGAGAAACTTCAGATTAGGAAATATGACCAACGCTCGGGGCGGAAGAGCAGCAGGCAGCGATCTAAACATCAGAGGAGATATCTCACTTAGAGACAGCCGCACGAGCATTATGAATATTTTGTTGGATGACTCGCAGGTTACAGGTGGTCAGAGATTAATGAATATCAAGCTATCTGCAGATTACAATGTTTCAGAAAACCTTAATTTACGAGTGTTTTATGAGCAGATGACTTCAAAATATAAAATCTCAACGGCGTTCCCATTATCAACCATCAGAGCAGGACTTTCTGCAACTTTCACTTTTGGTGATTCCGGAGGATTTTAA